Proteins encoded in a region of the Gallalistipes aquisgranensis genome:
- a CDS encoding helix-turn-helix domain-containing protein — protein MVKQEGLSVLNMFRNSGEKRNDYLSANFVISDANPEQLELLREPCRLNGGAFGLCLRGTCELSLNLNTYRVSPRDLIVVTPGAIVQIKEKSEDFRGFLIGFSVDFVREIDFLSMIPFYATIHDNPCLPLSDDSAFMLFDFFTFLGEKARPGHLYKKEITQHLMLALFYEISAIYQKRQPELQVRTLSHHEDICKRLVELVVKHHRNERSVGFYARELCMTPKYLSSLVKRISGKSVFDWINDAVILDAKTLLKSSSMTVQQISDQLNFPNPSFFGRYFKQHTGMTPRQYRQHIG, from the coding sequence ATGGTGAAACAGGAGGGGCTGTCCGTACTCAATATGTTCAGGAACAGCGGTGAAAAGAGAAACGATTATCTGTCGGCTAATTTTGTCATATCGGATGCGAACCCGGAGCAGCTGGAGTTATTGCGGGAACCTTGCCGCCTGAACGGCGGTGCTTTCGGACTTTGTCTGAGGGGAACCTGCGAACTGTCTCTCAATCTGAACACATACCGGGTGAGTCCCCGCGATCTGATTGTGGTTACTCCCGGGGCTATCGTGCAGATCAAGGAGAAAAGCGAGGACTTCCGCGGTTTTCTGATCGGTTTTTCCGTCGATTTCGTGCGGGAAATAGATTTCCTGTCCATGATCCCCTTTTATGCCACCATACACGATAATCCGTGTCTTCCCCTGTCGGACGACAGTGCGTTCATGCTGTTCGACTTTTTCACCTTTCTGGGGGAAAAGGCCCGGCCGGGACATTTATATAAAAAGGAGATCACCCAGCATCTGATGCTTGCCCTGTTTTACGAGATCAGTGCGATTTATCAGAAAAGGCAGCCGGAATTACAGGTCCGCACACTCTCCCATCACGAGGATATCTGCAAACGGTTGGTCGAATTGGTGGTAAAGCATCACCGTAATGAACGCAGCGTGGGATTTTATGCCCGGGAACTCTGCATGACGCCCAAATATCTCTCTTCGCTCGTCAAACGTATCAGCGGCAAGTCCGTCTTCGACTGGATCAACGATGCCGTGATCCTGGATGCGAAAACGCTGTTGAAATCCTCGTCGATGACGGTGCAACAGATTTCGGACCAGTTGAATTTTCCGAATCCCTCCTTTTTCGGACGCTACTTCAAACAGCACACCGGAATGACACCTCGCCAGTACCGGCAACATATTGGTTGA